In Microplitis mediator isolate UGA2020A chromosome 9, iyMicMedi2.1, whole genome shotgun sequence, the DNA window AACACCATAATAGTGTGGaaacaggtttttttttcactgtatATTATTAACGTTgtgagatttttttaattatattaaaaaattattttaaaaaatctctagATTTAATACACTCATTTATTATTCTATACTTCTATCCAATATACAAAAtatcaaatgaaaaatataactttttttgtaatatataaagtTTGCCCGATTCGCTCTTGTGTAAGGTTTTGAACCAAATATGTATCTATGTTTGCTTAAAATAAACAGAAAaacagttaatttaattattctttgtttttttaattggtcTTTGAGATTGTCCTCTATCTTGGTAAATTGGGCTATCTTGATATCTTCTGCTTTTCATATCCGTATATTTAAACTTACATTTATACAATCTATGGCTTGCTCtggttttttaacttcccgctaagaaaattgttaattttcaaaaattcggaaagttattggtttcgccccgatttttgaaaatcgagtttttagcagatgtcgacgttttgaggtcctaggaaaatattctgactattttcagaaggaTGTCCGACTGTCTGTATGTGTTCAAAAACAAGTGGTTCACATCGCGCAGACCATGGAGAAAGACTGCAATGACTCGAAGTCTCACTAAGCGTGGACTGAAAAACATTGCAGTTGCAAAATCTAGCTTCTCTCGCTTCACTCGAGAATTCTCATTGGCCAACTCCTTACTTTAACCCCTCTCCTCTCAATTAAGTCATCTCATTGGAGCGCAGATACCGACTTTTCCAACTCCGAGGAGAACATTCCCCATACAAAAATGAGGATCGGCCCATTAATGGGCCAAACCAGACAGCCGATTTAAAAGTATCGGCCAAGTATCCGAATATGTCGTCGGCCCAAGACTGCGCGAGTATCGGATTGTAACGCCATCCCGATATCGAATCCTGTGATCGGTCGAGCATAGGCTCCAAGCAGTGGCCGagcgtaattttaaaatgttggCCAAGCATTGCATACAAACCTCTGCCGAacgtattattattgttattaattatttttaatttagtaataaaaaaaatttttatttagaaacatttatatttatttgataaatacattaattttaatattaaattatttttattttaagtattttaaaacaatattgCACCGCAATAATAAGTTTAAATAACGCAAAAgtaattaagtttttaaaaaagaaaataagtaattttaatataataattaattattggttgttattgttgtccttgttattattattattattattattattattattattattattattattattaatattgttgtCATTGTTGATAGCTCGTTGACGGCGACCTCCATCTCTGTCCCCTGCATTGGCAAGAAAACTGCCGGGCTTTACTCTTAATGATTTAGACTGATCAGAGTCCCCAAACTTTTCCTCAACAACctctgaaattaaaaaaatttttggttaaaacataaatttattcaaatctaaattttaaacatatacattagggtgggttgaaaaaaaactttttttttgtttttcttagcatgtgggtagaatttgtacctcataaaaaaaaaaaaattgttcaagaaaaaaaaaatttttttactcaacattttgaggtggcccactcgtttttaaaataaataattgattaaacgggATAGTTCcaacgagaaaaattttttttcgtccaaaatcgtggaaaacatctaataattgtcgaatgtgattttttttacttcactttcattataattcaaaagaaaatgctttttatttttggacttctcacttaaattacaaaaataataggaaaaaaattttttcaacttctgactttcaattagctttcaagggaacaccctacagattctagaacaccatgtaatttttttcgttgggactaccccgtttgatcaattatttattttaaaaacgagtgggccacctcaaaatgttgagtaaaaaaatttttttcttcttgaaaaattttttttttataaggtacaaattctacccccatgctaagaaaaacaaaaaaaaagttttttttcaacccactcTAATATACATCATACCTTTTGAACAATTGTAAGTGTGAGTAgcactaaaattttgtttgccAATGCCATATGTACTTTTCTCCCAGTGCCAGAATAATTTAATGTCTAACACTCTTTCACAAAATCTGACAGATATTGTTTAACATTGGCGGGTTTAGAATCACCACCATAAATTGCCGCAACAATTGGATGCGTTGTGTAATTGGAATTGAAAACTTTAACAGAGATGGGCCACAATTgtatttgtgaatttttataaacttgtaTTCCGTCAATATGTATCAGAATTTCAATAGTATCCTCAAGAAACATTTTTGGTAAAATCATCTTTTGCAGTCCTTCATCTACGCCgagatatttataatcacTGTCTGTTTCTCTTAAGGATGGTATAGACTCTACGACTTGTTGACGTTTAGTTTTTAATCATGTTTGTGCCGTTTTAGGGAGGGTTGGATGATCTTCCCTCGATAAAACAAGTAATTCTGAAATGGTATTTGATTGAAAGCTAGCTCTATTATTCAAAGCCCATTGACGAAGTCTTTCTTGCAGTCTGTCTGAATTTTCACCGTTTTCCAGAGTcacattttcattttcacaGGAGTCATCATCGGTTTTTTCCATTTCACCAGTCACTATAACCTCACTTTCCAACGCATTTTCAGATGCGACATCGTTCTCAACACAAATATCACTTGATGAACTATTTCCATCAGTAACATCATTGTGAActatacaataattattttcactgTTCAGAGAAGTATcaactgtttttttattatttacactatGTCACTGTCACCATGACTCACGTTATTTACAAATCTCATATGACATAAAATTctactttttaatagatttttgttaattatttttttgatagcacgaaattttttgacgccTTCAGacatgttgaaaaaaatttttatttacttatcaaaaaaatattttaacattagAAATATCCACATAGTATATTTACATATAGTTTCTGGTTCCTCAATAACTGCGCTTATTACCGAACGGCTGATGTAATTTTCAACGCAtgcgcaataaaaaaaaaacgtcataGCATCGGCCAAGTATCGGCTGAGGATCGCGAATTATTATAGTGTGTATAATACGGCGGACGATGATAAGCCAGCCATAGGCCATTAAAAAATGCCGATGCTTGGCCGAGCGTTAGTAGCCGTATTTTGGCCGATCATCGGAGAATAGTTGACCATCGGCAACTTTGTATGGGTCTAGAACCCGACTCTCGGGTATAAAAGAAGGGGATCTGAGAGCGGCAGAGCCAGGGTTGCCAGTTTGAGCTATTTATCGCGAATTGGGCGATTTTCTCTATGCATTTGCTACTAAATTAAAGTTTGGGCTACAAGTCGCAATTTGGACGATTTTTAATCCCAGACGGCATTCAAGTCGGGATAACTGTTTTACGACGTCTTTTTGAAGGCGTCCTCAAGAAGTCatataatgacttcttaaaggttTCATCTTctaagaactcttaattaagagttcttcaAAACTCCAACGTCTAAATGTATTGTTGTTTTCCCTAGCGGATTCATGGTCTCGGTGAAATGATGGTTTAATAACGGTGATATCACCGTCATTTAACGTCACTGGCAAAAACTAGTCTATCGACCGTTGAACTGTCGTTGTTTAAAGGTGAAAAACAGGTGACATTGTGAAATTATTCCACGGCCAATGTATGGTGGATAGAAGGTATTTCGATAGCTAAACGAAAGAGAACACAGCGAACATAATCGGAGATTTGCGAATTTTCATTTCGTACATGTGTAGAATTACACCTCTCAAATAATTGGCTTGGAGCGGTATTTTTTTGGTCTTACTGCCAATAGGTAATTAGAATTTCATGAAGAATCAATTGCCATTAGATaggaaaaaaatcgttattaAGTGATTGAACGCTAATCATTTTTGAGTATATAATTGGTAAATGGCGAGTGATTTATAAGTAAATTCCTGGTCAATTGCTGGTCAAGTGTCGGTAGAGTAGAAGTGTCGGTaaggttaaatttttttcggaggAAAACTTCTTTAGGCGCGACTTTAAGGTtgctcattttttttcctgacAGAAATAACGCTCAGTAGTCTATAGTTTGTTTAGATCGTTTCAAATAgttgtcaaatattttttgatattagtgaaaatattgttaatataaaaaaattttctgtataaaagttattcaaaatttaatttaaaaaaaaaatgttcactGTGATTTGTTCTGAAGACCAATAAGAAAGCCGCAATTTCTAAACTAACATTTTTACCGTCAACaacaaatttgaatcattaattatgtattttaattttggaattacggtaagaaatattgaTTATGTAATACTAATTATAAAAGACTATATGTTTACATTATTTGGTGAGCTgtaatgtaaatattaaatttttttttaagttactgAAAGTTTTACTATAATCGCTACCGTCTAAAATCTTTCAAGTATTTTGGTAGCAGCCAATCATGATGATTGGTGTTAGAAATGTAATTAATGTAATCAATAGTTTGTTATTCGTTAATAATTTACGATATAATAGAAAggtctttaaattattactcaaaattattaaattttcattaaactcaaaaatagttgagtatttttgttaaattgtaacgcttatattgaaaaaaaatgtttataataatattattatcgtctccctaaattttttgaatttgaaaatttgtatgtttaaaatatataggaTTTATTAACAACAAATTGTATGTACGAGTTAATTGTGtttattaacaatataatttacaataatccATAGAAATATCTGCATTTATGGCAATAAATACATTGATTAAATTAGTATTACAATTTCTATTACAAACATAAATTGGATCTTgaaagtattaattattttttcttactttcaTCAGGTGCTGTACTGTTTATTGCATGCCTTAGCACATTCGTTTTTATCAAACTTTTACGTCTATTTTAATCTTATTATACATtaagcattaaaaaataaatcatttcttttatCAATATATCTTCTTTAGTCTGTTTCCCAGCAATTTGCTAACTTTACAGCAAATGTAAGATCTTCAGTGCTCATTTTTATGGCAGGTCTTATCATATAAGTATCTcttataaagtttaaaattttttttggtttaatcATATGGATATGACCCGCATTAAATCCATAACCAATATGCTTATAGCTTTGAACAATTATACCGGTAATAATTTCACGACTgctataaaattgtatgataTTGTTGATTGTAGAAAATGTTCCATCAATATCACTATATATGAAAGAGTTCGAAAACTTAGTCACTTTAGTTTCATTGAgacaagaaaatttaactccATTTACGTGCATACTTTCATATGCTGTAAGGTGCTCAGGCTTGTATCCAGCTACATGTAAGACTTTAAATTCCTCTTCTGACAAATACCGTGCTCTTGACTCTTTTTCGACAATAAACTTATCTCGATGTTCTATTCTGCTGCTGTCATTTATTACTCTTAACTGTTTAACTATAAAACTTCTAGTTTCATTGGAAATAGATCCATCAAAAGCAACATGATTGATGAATCTTTGCATCAAAAAACGAGTAATAATTTGATCTTCCCGTCCGACGGGACTTGTTAGGCAATCCATAATTTTTCGATTCCACGATTCGAATGTAAAAGCATTGTGCGCCCACATGGGACCCCAATTTCTTATACACTCAACTAAATGGGATAAAGAATGGACATTCGATGACATTTTTACTTCCCCAAAAAATTGCTCGAATGTTTTTGCATATtcctttaataaaaaatctgctCGATTGAGTTCTTGTAACGTTATTGAATCACTGTTCAAGTAGTGAATAGCTTCGGAAAGTTGAGCCagatgatttatatatttatcttccAAAACTGATTTTAAACACACTGGAGCATAATCTAACCAATTTCTCCACTCAGATGCTTTCCATTGGACGCAAGATTCTACTTTTCGAGGCTTTCGAGAACGGCGGGATGGAGGTTTTATTGATAGtaatgttttattaataatttgtaaggattGTTTTTTCCCAATATAATAAGGAGCTCCTACTGTTTTTAGCAAAACTGTTGTATGTAATTTTACAACTCCTAAGAAAACAGAATGCATAGTTTCAACTATAACTCCTTTAGTTATCTTAAATAAAGGTAGAGCTGTTAACGATGAATAACCTTTCACGCCATGTCTTATATTGCCAGTACGGATAACGTATTTCATGTCTGCCTTGAGTTCGTTTTCAGTTCGTAATTTTAGGTAAGATTGCTTAAATGGAAAAATCAATCTTCTTGCTGTACTTTTTCCCTTCGCATAACAATACACGCAGCTAAAATAGCCATTGAATTGTTTCATTCGAACTACTGCTGCACGGGCTGGTGCATCAAGAGTACTGGCTACAACTATAAATTTTGAGGTTACCTCAGATGATTCCGATGGTTTCCATGTAACACCATCTGTAAAAAGTTTTCTCATTTGTTCTGTAAATGGTCGAAGTAAATTATTCATCTTAGGATGTGTATCACCAACATATATGGCTGCTAGTAGAACATATTTCTTGCGCATATGAGGAGGCAATTCATTAATTTCTGCGTAAACAGGCCAAGCACTTGCTTTtgatgaatttgaaatttgacaCCCGTCAGTATTGAAAGTGATGGAAAAATTAAACCAATGTTCcaaaaaattacctggcgaACACAATCGTTGATATTCTAAGCCGTCATATATATCTTCAAAAgcctcattattttttttcacccttAAGTTACGGTACTGTAAAGATTGTGCAATATgaggaattttaaataattgcttTATTTGTGAAATCAAGCTAATGCTGTAAAAACATCCAAGATGCTTTTCGGGTTTTTTAGGACCACATGTCTTACAAAAacacattaattttaaaaggttcttttcattttttgtgcCTAAATATCCTTCACAAAGTTCGCAATAATAATGCGGTGTGATCATAGACTTATTGCGGCTCAATATATTCCACAATGCTGCTTTAGTCGTTGGTAAGCGATTTGCTGCGTGTGACACTTTCATCCAACGGAAAATATCCAATATTGCTTCGTAAGACATGTGATGTTTAATTGCTGTGGCtataatcgatagaaaatgaTCGATGATTGACAAATTCTTGTTAGGTATCAACGGAAACTGGAAACAATTTACTTTGCTCACGGCAAAAAATGGATTATCGGCACTATCATCATCATTTTCATCAtcgtcattatcattatcatcatcatcatcgtcaccATCATCGTCaccatcatcattatcatcatcgtcattatcattatcatcatcatcatcgtcaccatcatcatcattatcatcctcgtcattatcattatcatcatcattgacattatcatcatcatcatcatcgtcatcatcatcatcgacatcatcatcaccatcatcgACATTATCATCGTCATCgacattattatcattatcataacTATAGGTGAACCCttcttcatcatcattatccTCGATATCAATCATTTCCTCTGCAACATTTTCATCACAAACGTTTTCGTTTAGTTCGCTGGAAGGGCTcgctgaaaaataataatcgttttTTCCAAAATACGTATCGCCATCATAATGTAAGTTTATAATGTTGTCCATAATACGATCTTCTTCTTCACCTTCATTAATAATAGATGGAGCTCGTGAATCTGACGTTTGAGGCTAAAAGGGCAGATTTTAGAATTAAtaacagaaaattttatttttagaatattaTAGTAGTATCTTATCGCTAAAATAATAACTTCTTCATAGTTACCATATTTTCAAGAAAGTTTGGTGGAATAGGACGAATCGCATTCTCGGCAGATAGCAGAAAACTTTTTAGCCTTTTTCGATTCCTTTTTATTATGGCAGAACGAGATGAACCTGGTTTAATTCGTTTGGGCATACTGGATACCTAGAATAATTATTAGAGTTATAGTACGTAAAATAACGATACCTATTATTatgtagaatttttaattattgtgtaATGGGTGTGCTTATTACGTTAATTGAATCGTGGTCTCAATGCAAAAAGTATCCCACTCATGTACAAAACTTCAGGTGTTTTGTAAACCTGTCTAACTATGCTCAGTATCTCCAGGTGAGGGTAAACCCCGACTGGACCACGCAGTGAGAAATACAAATTAAGAGAGAGAAAATTCGCTGTAGCTTATACTTATAAAGGGAAAcgtctttaaataattaataagtaatttatagAAGAAAATGAGTCTGGCATTTATTTAAGACGGGTcgtcttacaaaattttataatgacgGTGaacaagaaattaaaaatggatGATGAATATGACTCGACAATTTTgactttgaaaatattttatagtgaCTCTACTTTATAATATTATCAGTGActctattttataatattactcAATGACTCTATTAACAATACTAAAATGACTCTATTACAATTTTAACAATGACtctattaacaatattttgcaATGACtctattaacaatattttacaCAAGAAAGACTCCACTCACTTCAACACTTTTCCTCCAACAACGGTCCCAAGACCACCGCCGATCTCTCCAACCAAGACTCCAATAGATTCCAAAGGTCCTCTAGCCTCCTTGAACCCAATCCTCAGTCACCAGGTCAAAAGTCCACTTCCAAAACCCAATCCTCGAATGTCcacagtaatttatatttaaccaAAATAAGCTTCCACTCACCAGTGGGCTTATTGGCTCCTGGCAATGGCGTGTGTACGAATAAATATACTGGATGTTGAATGTAAAAGTTTTATAGAATACTCGTGTATGAGTGCGGGAAATGCGTCCGTCGTTGATGAACGCCAAAAACCAAGAGACCGTCTCTCGAAAATCGCCGAGCCTCGTACCCCTCACTCGCAGGTTGGCCAACGTCTACAAAAACAAAACTGCCCCAAAACTCGACAGCAGTGACCCCAGCGATGAGTGGATTGTTTGTTTATCGGCCGTTGTTGTAGGAGGGGGTCGCTCTCGTTTTGGCGCGAGTCGactttgaatttgaatttaaaagatataaatttCACCCCGTTACAATtgttttcgaaatttttgttAAGAAATACCGATTTTGTGAAGTTCTTTCAGTTGAACTGTAGAGCGATATTTTAATACAGAATTTCTTAATGTTTTTTGGAAGTTTAGTAAATGCTAGaactttaattatataaaattttacataattgtatgaatttttacttaaacatggcattttataaaaattaatcatagttcatacaattatacaaaattctttaaattaatacaaaattatataagaGTTTAtgaaagttattattttttcgtcTTGGAAAatctttcatgaaattttttaccctTCCATGATATTGTATAAAACTTTGTGAAAATTCATggaattttcatttaatttataaaatttaatgaactttatttaaatttcataaaatcttaCTAAATTTAAGTATCAATATAATATTCCATGAAATCCATTTTTACCGGGTATGTCAGCGCTTAGTGAAAACGCGCCTTAAACAGTGGCGGGAATAGACACGCTAGAACGCTTTAACCTATACTGTATCCTGAACTTTATCAAGCGACAGTATAAGTAAACAAAACTTTTGTAGAAGTTTCGATGAATGTAATAGATTATACTGTCGAGAAAAATCATAACATAGATTTTTTGTGCTTGACACGCGTTCAGATAGTTAAATTGTACAGATTATTCCAATCTATGTTaggttttttataattgatttactGACGCTGATAAAAGTGAACACAAGTGATTGCTTTGTGTTTTAAATGTTTTCATTCAGTTCTTGACAACTGACAGTTGATAATCTTATTTAAGTACTAAAAATGGCAGTACTTTCGAAATGGGTGTTAATTAAAACTGATGTAGAaagtaattttgtttataaaattgctCATCGAAGTAAGCTCTACATAAAAACTCAGCATGGCCCCTTGAAAATTACAAGTGAGGATGATTTAAATCGTGCAATATACATCACTACAGTTAATGATGacgaagtgaaaataaaaatttttgatcatcATGGTAAgtgatttttaatagtttgttgTTTAAACAGtcttatgaatatattttactttcaGATGACCCTGACGTCTTACGAGAAAGAAATAAACATGTAACAGACAAAAGAATTCCTATTATAAAAAGAACGAGTATCGGAACACCGACTGCAGGACTTaagaaaaatccaaaattacccgctaaaaaaaaggtattatttataagtttcCACTTGcttacttaaataattacagcAGACGTCAACTtgtaaatgttaaaattttttagttttgaaaaaaaattttattttgttatgtATAATTCATGAGAGATAGTTTtgtgacaattttaaaaaataaatatagaagTAGTGATAtcaagttaataaaattatatttaactaCTTGAAAATTGGAAAGATAAGATCTATCTATTTGTAATGTAATTTTCGATGAAATAATTTGATGCaacaataaaaatctaaaCTTGCACAGTATGTTagcaataataatcattattttgt includes these proteins:
- the LOC130674302 gene encoding uncharacterized protein LOC130674302, coding for MPKRIKPGSSRSAIIKRNRKRLKSFLLSAENAIRPIPPNFLENMPQTSDSRAPSIINEGEEEDRIMDNIINLHYDGDTYFGKNDYYFSASPSSELNENVCDENVAEEMIDIEDNDDEEGFTYSYDNDNNVDDDDNVDDGDDDVDDDDDDDDDDDNVNDDDNDNDEDDNDDDGDDDDDDNDNDDDDNDDGDDDGDDDDDDNDNDDDENDDDSADNPFFAVSKVNCFQFPLIPNKNLSIIDHFLSIIATAIKHHMSYEAILDIFRWMKVSHAANRLPTTKAALWNILSRNKSMITPHYYCELCEGYLGTKNEKNLLKLMCFCKTCGPKKPEKHLGCFYSISLISQIKQLFKIPHIAQSLQYRNLRVKKNNEAFEDIYDGLEYQRLCSPGNFLEHWFNFSITFNTDGCQISNSSKASAWPVYAEINELPPHMRKKYVLLAAIYVGDTHPKMNNLLRPFTEQMRKLFTDGVTWKPSESSEVTSKFIVVASTLDAPARAAVVRMKQFNGYFSCVYCYAKGKSTARRLIFPFKQSYLKLRTENELKADMKYVIRTGNIRHGVKGYSSLTALPLFKITKGVIVETMHSVFLGVVKLHTTVLLKTVGAPYYIGKKQSLQIINKTLLSIKPPSRRSRKPRKVESCVQWKASEWRNWLDYAPVCLKSVLEDKYINHLAQLSEAIHYLNSDSITLQELNRADFLLKEYAKTFEQFFGEVKMSSNVHSLSHLVECIRNWGPMWAHNAFTFESWNRKIMDCLTSPVGREDQIITRFLMQRFINHVAFDGSISNETRSFIVKQLRVINDSSRIEHRDKFIVEKESRARYLSEEEFKVLHVAGYKPEHLTAYESMHVNGVKFSCLNETKVTKFSNSFIYSDIDGTFSTINNIIQFYSSREIITGIIVQSYKHIGYGFNAGHIHMIKPKKILNFIRDTYMIRPAIKMSTEDLTFAVKLANCWETD